A genomic segment from Scomber japonicus isolate fScoJap1 chromosome 11, fScoJap1.pri, whole genome shotgun sequence encodes:
- the arhgap15 gene encoding rho GTPase-activating protein 15 isoform X2, with translation MAGMRITNLQSSSKPSQGAVHMRIKTSQASGDRLSQSKSMVLQDSDLPQKPVELKGENLNMAKISDGGKKQRKNWTLFWTVLTSDQLLFYKDKQQESSQKAGSKTDVLQLCGALIDWTTEKSSRKNVFQITTSTGSEYLLQADSQPTATKWYDAIRTAIASSTKADGGFSLRRSNSTEFLPRHSSLPGHGAASPNTKLRNPVHRRSINMFSSSKLKHSASDSADKNGVKNRLKKFIIRRPSMKTLQEKGLIKDRVFGCHLLTLCEREGTTVPKFVKLCLEAVDKRGLDADGIYRVSGNLATIQKLRFIIDQEEDLDLDHSQWEDIHVITGALKMFFRELPEPLFPFKSFQLFVEAVKIKDQKQKVQAVKDLIQKLPKPNHDTMKLLFSHLQRVLAYSRKNLMSTQGIGIVFGPTLMWPELDGGNMAFNMVYQNQIIEFILIESREIFNLDRK, from the exons ATGGCGGGTATGAG GATCACGAACCTGCAGAGCTCCAGCAAGCCGTCGCAGGGAGCCGTGCACATGCGCATCAAGACCTCCCAGGCCTCCGGAGACCGCCTGAGCCAGTCCAAGTCCATGGTGCTGCAGGACTCTGACCTCCCTCAGAAACCT GTGGAGTTGAAAGGTGAGAACCTGAACATGGCTAAGATCTCAGACGGCGgtaagaagcagaggaagaactGGACTTTGTTCTGGACGGTTCTGACCTCAGACCAGCTGCTGTTCTATAAAGACAAACAACAAGAAAGTtctcag AAAGCCGGCAGTAAGACAGatgtgctgcagctgtgtgGAGCTCTGATCGACTGGACCACGGAGAAGTCCAGCAGGAAGAACGTCTTCCAG ATCACGACCAGCACAGGAAGTGAGTATCTGCTGCAGGCCGACAGTCAGCCCACCGCCACCAAATGGTACGACGCCATCAGAACCGCCATCGCCTCCTCA ACGAAAGCAGACGGAGGTTTTTCTCTGCGGAGGTCAAACAGCACTGAGTTCCTGCCCAGACACAGCTCACTACCCGGACACGGCGCCGCCTCCCCGAACACCAAGCTCCGCAACCCGGTCCACAGACGCTCCATCA ACATGTTCAGCAGCTCGAAGCTGAAGCACAGCGCGTCTGACAGCGCCGACAAGAACGGAGTAAAGAACAGACTGAAGAAGTTCATCATCAGACGTCCGTCCATGAAGACCCTGCAGGAGAAAGGCCTCATTAAAG ATCGAGTGTTCGGCTGCCACCTGCTGACCCTCTGTGAGAGGGAAGGAACCACGGTGCCAAAGTTTGTTAAGCTCTGTTTGGAGGCTGTCGACAAGCGAG GTTTGGACGCTGATGGGATTTACAGAGTCAGTGGGAATCTGGCAACAATCCAGAAACTTCGCTTCATCATAGATCAAG AGgaggacctggacctggaccacAGTCAGTGGGAGGACATCCACGTCATCACCGGAGCCCTCAAGATGTTTTTCCGTGAGCTGCCGGAGCCGCTGTTCCCCTTCAAGTCCTTCCAGTTGTTTGTGGAGGCAGTCA AAATCAAAGATCAGAAGCAGAAAGTTCAGGCTGTGAAGGATTTGATCCAGAAGCTTCCCAAACCGAACCACGACACCATGAAGCTGCTGTTCAGCCACCTGCAAAG AGTTCTGGCCTACTCCAGGAAGAACCTGATGTCCACTCAGGGCATCGGCATCGTGTTCGGTCCCACGCTGATGTGGCCGGAGCTGGACGGGGGCAACATGGCCTTCAACATGGTCTACCAGAACCAGATCATCGAGTTCATCCTCATTGAGAGTCGAGAGATCTTCAACCTGGACAGGAAGTAA
- the arhgap15 gene encoding rho GTPase-activating protein 15 isoform X1, protein MAGMRITNLQSSSKPSQGAVHMRIKTSQASGDRLSQSKSMVLQDSDLPQKPISRHRRNQSQHDVGGRLAVFEPSVELKGENLNMAKISDGGKKQRKNWTLFWTVLTSDQLLFYKDKQQESSQKAGSKTDVLQLCGALIDWTTEKSSRKNVFQITTSTGSEYLLQADSQPTATKWYDAIRTAIASSTKADGGFSLRRSNSTEFLPRHSSLPGHGAASPNTKLRNPVHRRSINMFSSSKLKHSASDSADKNGVKNRLKKFIIRRPSMKTLQEKGLIKDRVFGCHLLTLCEREGTTVPKFVKLCLEAVDKRGLDADGIYRVSGNLATIQKLRFIIDQEEDLDLDHSQWEDIHVITGALKMFFRELPEPLFPFKSFQLFVEAVKIKDQKQKVQAVKDLIQKLPKPNHDTMKLLFSHLQRVLAYSRKNLMSTQGIGIVFGPTLMWPELDGGNMAFNMVYQNQIIEFILIESREIFNLDRK, encoded by the exons ATGGCGGGTATGAG GATCACGAACCTGCAGAGCTCCAGCAAGCCGTCGCAGGGAGCCGTGCACATGCGCATCAAGACCTCCCAGGCCTCCGGAGACCGCCTGAGCCAGTCCAAGTCCATGGTGCTGCAGGACTCTGACCTCCCTCAGAAACCT ATCTCGCGGCATCGCAGGAATCAGTCTCAGCACGACGTCGGAGGAAGACTGGCTGTGTTTGAACCATCA GTGGAGTTGAAAGGTGAGAACCTGAACATGGCTAAGATCTCAGACGGCGgtaagaagcagaggaagaactGGACTTTGTTCTGGACGGTTCTGACCTCAGACCAGCTGCTGTTCTATAAAGACAAACAACAAGAAAGTtctcag AAAGCCGGCAGTAAGACAGatgtgctgcagctgtgtgGAGCTCTGATCGACTGGACCACGGAGAAGTCCAGCAGGAAGAACGTCTTCCAG ATCACGACCAGCACAGGAAGTGAGTATCTGCTGCAGGCCGACAGTCAGCCCACCGCCACCAAATGGTACGACGCCATCAGAACCGCCATCGCCTCCTCA ACGAAAGCAGACGGAGGTTTTTCTCTGCGGAGGTCAAACAGCACTGAGTTCCTGCCCAGACACAGCTCACTACCCGGACACGGCGCCGCCTCCCCGAACACCAAGCTCCGCAACCCGGTCCACAGACGCTCCATCA ACATGTTCAGCAGCTCGAAGCTGAAGCACAGCGCGTCTGACAGCGCCGACAAGAACGGAGTAAAGAACAGACTGAAGAAGTTCATCATCAGACGTCCGTCCATGAAGACCCTGCAGGAGAAAGGCCTCATTAAAG ATCGAGTGTTCGGCTGCCACCTGCTGACCCTCTGTGAGAGGGAAGGAACCACGGTGCCAAAGTTTGTTAAGCTCTGTTTGGAGGCTGTCGACAAGCGAG GTTTGGACGCTGATGGGATTTACAGAGTCAGTGGGAATCTGGCAACAATCCAGAAACTTCGCTTCATCATAGATCAAG AGgaggacctggacctggaccacAGTCAGTGGGAGGACATCCACGTCATCACCGGAGCCCTCAAGATGTTTTTCCGTGAGCTGCCGGAGCCGCTGTTCCCCTTCAAGTCCTTCCAGTTGTTTGTGGAGGCAGTCA AAATCAAAGATCAGAAGCAGAAAGTTCAGGCTGTGAAGGATTTGATCCAGAAGCTTCCCAAACCGAACCACGACACCATGAAGCTGCTGTTCAGCCACCTGCAAAG AGTTCTGGCCTACTCCAGGAAGAACCTGATGTCCACTCAGGGCATCGGCATCGTGTTCGGTCCCACGCTGATGTGGCCGGAGCTGGACGGGGGCAACATGGCCTTCAACATGGTCTACCAGAACCAGATCATCGAGTTCATCCTCATTGAGAGTCGAGAGATCTTCAACCTGGACAGGAAGTAA